One Engraulis encrasicolus isolate BLACKSEA-1 chromosome 5, IST_EnEncr_1.0, whole genome shotgun sequence DNA segment encodes these proteins:
- the LOC134449829 gene encoding uncharacterized protein LOC134449829, producing MAETTMIMDETGRVYVRSLDSDSDNKEESVDGPPPEGGTAGDAHSVLESSPANKKSGNMDSKEQATVADKQIGGPSDHGLVNDLLQKGTPKKDQLFPMRSEMGEKDSRLVVRLSHGQVEAEATAEDDGQSNLLQENGKGHMTQSSIPNCEQSGTVIPMMKKDDARGKNTEICCTESMAQAVHKDACSPSVNVKSDLAERCQETLSCLENEALKQRPELLTAPEHTIAAQSLIVVKHDQTTDDSKSPSLRQHVLVEHVQNTERQQEDKQILQSGHEKNKTVPVVEVPDQLKRAETTSTHTGHQQVNDNVPLESQAHHKKDVDTKATKTEDASDVSAEKDKSINDVPNQRPESLIALEHGITGQHPTGLKLDKASRVL from the exons ATGGCAGAAACAACTATGATAATGGATGAGACAGGAAGAGTTTACGTCCGCAGCttggactctgactctgacaacAAGGAGGAGTCAGTTGATGGACCCCCACCAGAAGGTGGAACTGCTGGAGATGCACATTCTGTTTTAGAAAGTTCACCTGCAAATAAAAAATCAGGCAACATGGACAGCAAAGAGCAGGCCACTGTGGCAGACAAGCAGATAGGAGGTCCTAGTGACCATGGCCTGGTCAATGATCTCCTACAGAAAGGTACTCCAAAGAAAGATCAGTTGTTTCCCATGAGGTCAGAGATGGGGGAGAAGGACAGTAGACTTGTCGTCCGTTTGTCTCATGGTCAAGTAGAGGCAGAGGCAACTGCAGAAGATGATGGTCAGTCCAACCTTCTTCAGGAGAACGGCAAAGGACACATGACACAAAGCTCCATTCCAAACTGTGAACAATCCGGCACTGTGATTCCCATGATGAAGAAGGATGATGCCCGGGGAAAGAACACTGAAATATGTTGCACAGAGAGCATGGCACAAGCCGTTCACAAGGATGCATGCTCACCAAGTGTTAATGTTAAAAGTGATTTGGCCGAGCGCTGCCAAGAAACATTATCTTGTCTGGAAAATGAGGCCCTTAAACAGAGACCTGAATTGCTCACGGCTCCCGAACACACGATTGCTGCACAGAGTCTCATTGTGGTAAAACATGACCAAACAACAGATGACAGTAAATCACCATCTTTGAGACAACACGTCTTAGTGGAACATGTCCAAAACACAGAAAGACAACAGGAAGACAAACAGATCTTGCAGAGCGGCCATGAAAAGAACAAAACGGTGCCTGTTGTTGAAGTCCCTGATCAGCTTAAGAGGGCAGAGACGACGTCAACTCATACTGGACATCAACAGGTCAATGACAACGTACCCCTGGAATCCCAGGCCCACCATAAGAAGGATGTAGATACAAAGGCAACGAAGACGGAGGACGCTTCAGATGTCTCAGCCGAAAAGGACAAAAGTATCAATGATGTCCCAAATCAGAGACCTGAATCGCTCATTGCTCTTGAACATGGGATTACCGGACAGCACCCCACTGGGTTAAAACTGGACAAAGCATCACGTG TTCTGTGA
- the LOC134449828 gene encoding interferon-gamma-inducible GTPase 10 — protein sequence MPDLVGSSAACTAKAEQLDEDKTSALTEHIQNTEQHEEKKTLENGNECIGKNTVVPVADVPSQLESAETTQTKTGHQLAENDLPLNINVHQKKSVDGETQTEELSQETLPSDVSHDMEQSANPEQPYYVEPPAPEYQEHLYLEPDDIGLQEDPCVRQQVERLDHVTLNIAITGMTGAGKSTFINAVRGVDNDDENAAPTGATETTMSACAYRHPTMPNVSLWDLPGTGSPKFKAKKYLKEVKFETYDFFIIISSERFKENDLMLAQEILKKKKKFYFLRSKIDNDIRAEQFKKNFDVDKLIACIREDLTAHLKRCIVTPTVFLVSSFDLDKYDFPILVDTLIADLPAHKREALILSLPIYSTQMLERKIKSFEKTALKAAKAASGISMAPIPGLAVACDAGILLAFFSKCYHALGLDDKSLDKLSERVNNNSLKALRETRPFVMAIRNNELSGRELSALGSKRSALEFAYSLVPVWGSKRAANMSHSATLGLLNEGLKELSDTAREVLKVAKIDHIKGPCP from the coding sequence ATGCCTGATCTAGTAGGTTCTAGTGCTGCCTGTACTGCTAAAGCAGAACAATTAGATGAAGATAAGACATCTGCATTGACAGAACACATCCAGAACACAGAACAGCatgaggaaaaaaagacattGGAGAATGGAAATGAATGCATTGGCAAAAACACAGTGGTGCCTGTCGCTGATGTCCCTTCTCAACTCGAAAGTGCAGAGACAACACAGACTAAAACTGGACATCAACTGGCCGAAAACGACCTGCCATTGAACATCAATGTCCATCAAAAGAAGTCTGTAGATGGGGAAACCCAGACGGAGGAGCTTTCACAAGAAACACTTCCATCAGATGTCTCCCACGACATGGAGCAAAGTGCCAACCCAGAGCAGCCATACTATGTAGAGCCCCCTGCCCCTGAGTACCAGGAGCACCTGTATCTGGAACCTGATGACATTGGACTCCAGGAGGACCCTTGTGTGAGGCAGCAGGTGGAGCGTCTGGACCATGTCACATTGAACATCGCAATCACTGGGATGACTGGTGCAGGAAAGTCTACCTTCATCAACGCGGTCAGAGGCGTCGATAACGATGATGAGAACGCAGCCCCGACCGGTGCAACGGAGACGACCATGAGTGCATGTGCCTATCGCCATCCAACAATGCCAAACGTGAGCTTGTGGGACCTTCCAGGTACGGGGAGTCCTAAGTTCAAGGCGAAGAAATACCTGAAGGAAGTCAAGTTTGAAACCTATGACTTTTTCATCATCATATCTTCAGAGCGATTCAAAGAAAATGACCTGATGTTGGCTCAAGAGatactgaagaaaaaaaagaagttttaCTTCCTGCGCTCAAAAATTGACAATGACATTCGGGCAGAGCAGTTCAAAAAGAACTTTGACGTAGACAAGCTGATTGCCTGCATCAGAGAAGACCTCACAGCACATCTGAAGAGGTGCATAGTCACACCCACAGTGTTCCTGGTGTCCTCCTTTGACTTAGACAAATACGACTTCCCCATCTTGGTGGACACCCTAATAGCAGACCTGCCAGCGCACAAGAGGGAAGCCCTGATCCTGTCGCTGCCTATCTACTCGACCCAAATGCTGGAGAGAAAAATCAAGTCGTTCGAGAAAACGGCCCTCAAGGCAGCCAAGGCGGCGAGCGGCATCTCCATGGCGCCGATCCCCGGCCTTGCAGTGGCGTGCGACGCGGGCATCCTGCTCGCCTTCTTCTCCAAGTGTTACCACGCCCTCGGCCTGGACGACAAGTCCCTGGACAAGCTCTCGGAGCGGGTGAACAACAACTCGCTGAAGGCCCTCCGGGAGACGCGGCCGTTCGTCATGGCCATACGCAACAACGAGCTGAGCGGGCGCGAGCTGTCGGCGCTCGGGAGCAAACGGTCTGCGTTGGAGTTCGCCTACAGCCTGGTGCCAGTGTGGGGTAGCAAGAGGGCGGCTAACATGTCCCACTCAGCCACGCTGGGCCTTCTTAACGAGGGACTGAAGGAACTGTCCGACACGGCCAGGGAAGTGCTGAAGGTGGCCAAGATCGACCACATCAAGGGGCCGTGCCCCTGA
- the LOC134449607 gene encoding trypsin-2-like: MLIYVVALALLGAAAAAPVDDKIVGGYQCEAHSQPHQVSINIGYHFCGGSLINDRWVISAAHCWINPFGQVVILGDHHIWEYEGTEQYMALDAIYWHQSYDYQTLDYDIMLMKLAHPVTVNEYVKPIPLPTSCPNAGDMCTVSGWGNIYTDEVFNPFYLQCVEVPIVSHEECNRNYGGLITDQMLCAGYQEGGKDACQGDSGGPMVCNGVLQGIVSWGYGCAQPEYPGVYTKVCSLLPWINEILSTY, translated from the exons ATGCTCATCTATGTTGTTGCCCTCGCCCTTTTGGGTGCTGCAG CTGCAGCCCCAGTGGATGACAAGATCGTTGGTGGGTATCAGTGCGAGGCTCACTCCCAGCCCCATCAGGTATCCATCAACATCGGCTACCACTTCTGCGGTGGCTCCCTCATCAACGACCGCTGGGTGATCTCTGCTGCCCACTGCTGGATCAA CCCCTTTGGCCAGGTGGTGATCCTGGGGGACCACCACATCTGGGAGTACGAGGGTACGGAGCAGTACATGGCCCTGGACGCCATCTACTGGCACCAGAGCTACGACTACCAGACCCTGGACTACGACATCATGCTGATGAAGCTGGCCCACCCCGTCACCGTCAACGAGTACGTGAAGCCCATCCCCCTGCCCACGTCTTGCCCCAACGCCGGTGACATGTGCACCGTGTCCGGCTGGGGAAACATCTACACCGACGAAG TCTTCAACCCCTTCTACCTCCAGTGTGTGGAGGTGCCCATCGTGTCTCATGAGGAGTGCAACAGGAACTACGGCGGCCTGATCACCGACCAGATGCTGTGTGCCGGATACCAAGAGGGAGGCAAGGATGCCTGCCAG ggtgaCTCTGGTGGCCCCATGGTCTGCAATGGAGTGCTGCAGGGCATTGTATCCTGGGGTTACGGATGTGCCCAGCCTGAATACCCGGGCGTATACACCAAGGTCTGCTCCCTTCTGCCCTGGATCAACGAAATCCTCTCCACATATTAG